A stretch of the Vitis vinifera cultivar Pinot Noir 40024 chromosome 16, ASM3070453v1 genome encodes the following:
- the VINST1 gene encoding stilbene synthase 1 (The RefSeq protein has 3 substitutions compared to this genomic sequence), which produces MASVEEFRNAQRAKGPATILAIGTATPDHCVYQSDYADYYFRVTKSEHMTELKKKFNRICDKSMIKKRYIHLTEEMLEEHPNIGAYMAPSLNIRQEIITAEVPRLGRDAALKALKEWGQPKSKITHLVFCTTSGVEMPGADYKLANLLGLETSVRRVMLYHQGCYAGGTVLRTAKDLAENNAGARVLVVCSEITVVTFRGPSEDALDSLVGQALFGDGSSAVIVGSDPDVSIERPLFQLVSAAQTFIPNSAGAIAGNLREVGLTFHLWPNVPTLISENIEKCLTQAFDPLGISDWNSLFWIAHPGGPAILDAVEAKLNLEKKKLEATRHVLSEYGNMSSACVLFILDEMRKKSLKGEKATTGEGLDWGVLFGFGPGLTIETVVLHSVPTVTN; this is translated from the exons ATGGCTTCAATCGAGGAATTTAGAAACGCTCAACGTGCCAAGGGTCCGGCCACCATCCTAGCCATTGGCACAGCTACCCCCGACCACTGTGTCTACCAGTCTGATTATGCTGATTACTATTTCAGGGTCACTAAGAGCGAGCACATGACTGAGTTGAAGAAGAAGTTCAATCGCATAT GTGACAAATCAATGATCAAGAAGCGTTACATTCACTTGACCGAAGAAATGCTTGAGGAGCACCCAAACATTGGTGCTTATATGGCTCCATCTCTTAACATACGCCAAGAGATTATCACTGCTGAGGTACCTAGACTTGGTAGGGAAGCAGCATTGAAGGCTCTTAAAGAGTGGGGCCAACCAAAGTCTAAGATCACCCATCTTGTATTTTGTACAACCTCCGGTGTAGAAATGCCCGGTGCGGATTACAAACTCGCTAATCTCTTAGGTCTTGAAACATCGGTTAGAAGGGTGATGTTGTACCATCAAGGGTGCTATGCAGGTGGAACTGTCCTTCGAACTGCTAAGGATCTTGCAGAAAATAATGCAGGAGCACGAGTTCTTGTGGTGTGCTCTGAGATCACTGTTGTTACATTCCGTGGCCCTTCCGAAGATGCTTTGGACTCTTTAGTTGGCCAAGCCCTTTTTGGTGATGGGTCTTCAGCTGTGATTGTTGGATCAGATCCAGATGTCTCGATTGAACGACCACTCTTCCAACTTGTTTCAGCAGCCCAAACATTTATTCCTAATTCAGCAGGAGCCATTGCCGGAAACTTACGTGAGGTGGGGCTCACCTTTCATTTGTGGCCCAATGTGCCTACTTTGATTTCTGAGAACATAGAGAAATGCTTGACCCAGGCTTTTGACCCACTTGGTATTAGCGATTGGAACTCGTTATTTTGGATTGCTCACCCAGGTGGCCCTGCAATTCTCGATGCAGTTGAAGCAAAACTcaatttagagaaaaagaaactcGAAGCAACTAGGCATGTGTTAAGTGAGTACGGTAACATGTCAAGTGCATGTGTGTTGTTTATTTTGGATGAGATGAGAAAGAAATCCCTAAAGGGGGAAAAAGCCACCACTGGTGAAGGATTGGATTGGGGAGTACTATTTGGTTTTGGGCCAGGCTTGACCATCGAAACTGTTGTGCTACATAGCATTCCTACGGTTACAAATTAA
- the LOC100249839 gene encoding stilbene synthase 3, with product MASVEDIRNAQRAKGPATILAIGTATPDHCVYQSDYADYYFRVTKSEHMTELKKKFNRICDKSMIKKRYIHLTEEMLEEHPNIGAYMAPSLNIRQEIITAEVPKLGKEAALKALKEWGQPKSKITHLVFCTTSGVEMPGADYKLANLLGLETSVRRVMLYHQGCYAGGTVLRTAKDLAENNAGARVLVVCSEITVVTFRGPSEDALDSLVGQALFGDGSAAVIVGSDPDISIERPLFQLVSAAQTFIPNSAGAIAGNLREVGLTFHLWPNVPTLISENIEKCLTKAFDPLGISDWNSLFWIAHPGGPAILDAVEAKLNLEKKKLEATRHVLSEYGNMSSACVLFILDEMRKKSSKGEKATTGEGLDWGVLFGFGPGLTIETVVLHSIPTVTN from the exons ATGGCTTCAGTAGAGGACATTAGAAACGCTCAACGTGCCAAGGGTCCGGCCACCATCCTAGCCATTGGCACAGCTACTCCCGACCACTGTGTCTACCAGTCTGACTATGCTGATTACTATTTCAGGGTCACTAAGAGCGAGCACATGACTGAGTTGAAGAAGAAATTCAATCGCATAT GTGACAAATCAATGATCAAGAAGCGTTACATTCACTTGACCGAAGAAATGCTTGAGGAGCACCCAAACATTGGTGCTTATATGGCTCCATCTCTTAACATACGACAAGAGATTATCACTGCTGAGGTACCCAAACTTGGTAAAGAAGCAGCATTGAAGGCTCTTAAAGAGTGGGGCCAACCAAAGTCCAAGATCACCCATCTTGTATTTTGTACAACCTCCGGTGTTGAAATGCCCGGTGCGGATTACAAACTCGCTAATCTCTTAGGTCTCGAAACATCAGTTAGAAGAGTGATGTTGTACCATCAAGGGTGCTATGCAGGTGGAACTGTCCTCCGAACCGCTAAGGATCTTGCAGAGAATAATGCAGGAGCACGAGTTCTTGTGGTGTGCTCTGAGATCACTGTTGTTACATTTCGTGGGCCTTCCGAAGATGCTTTGGACTCTTTAGTTGGCCAAGCCCTTTTTGGTGATGGGTCTGCAGCTGTGATCGTTGGATCGGATCCAGATATCTCAATTGAACGACCACTTTTCCAGCTCGTCTCAGCAGCCCAAACGTTTATTCCTAATTCAGCAGGTGCCATTGCCGGAAACTTGCGTGAGGTGGGACTCACCTTTCATTTGTGGCCCAATGTGCCTACTTTAATTTCTGAGAACATAGAGAAATGCTTGACTAAGGCTTTTGACCCACTTGGCATTAGCGATTGGAACTCGTTATTTTGGATTGCTCACCCAGGTGGCCCTGCAATTCTCGATGCAGTTGAAGCAAAACTcaatttagagaaaaagaaactcGAAGCAACTAGGCATGTTTTAAGTGAGTACGGTAACATGTCAAGTGCATGtgtattgtttattttggatGAGATGAGAAAGAAATCCTCAAAAGGGGAAAAGGCTACCACAGGTGAAGGATTGGATTGGGGAGTATTATTTGGTTTTGGGCCGGGCTTGACCATCGAAACTGTTGTGTTGCATAGCATTCCTACGGTTACAAATTAA